In Aegilops tauschii subsp. strangulata cultivar AL8/78 chromosome 3, Aet v6.0, whole genome shotgun sequence, one genomic interval encodes:
- the LOC109768153 gene encoding uncharacterized protein, producing the protein MPGLRDMKSNKFYSCKMEENSSVSEHILKMSGYNNHLIQLGVNLSDDSVIARILQSLPPSYKSFVMNYNMQGMEKTIPELFAMLKAAEVEIKKEHQVLMVNKTTSFKKKGKGKKKGNFKKNGKQVAAQEKKPKSGPKPETECFYCKQTGHWKRNCPKYLADKKDGKVNKGATD; encoded by the exons atgcccggattgagggATATGAagtccaataagttctatagctgcaagatggaggagaatagttctgtcagtgagcatatactcaaaatgtctgggtataataatcacttgattcagctgggagttaatctttcggatgatagcgtcattgccagaattctccaatcactgccaccaagctacaagagcttcgtgatgaactataatatgcaagggatggaaaagactattcccgagctcttcgcaatgctaaaggctgcggaggtagaaatcaaaaaggagcatcaagtgttgatggttaacaaaaccaccagtttcaagaaaaagggcaaagggaagaagaaggggaacttcaagaagaacggcaaacaagttgctgctcaggagaagaaacccaagtctggacctaagcctgagactgagtgcttctactgcaagcagactggtcactggaagcggaactgccccaagtatttggcggataagaaggatggcaaggtgaacaaag gggctacggattaa